In Zonotrichia albicollis isolate bZonAlb1 chromosome 11, bZonAlb1.hap1, whole genome shotgun sequence, a single genomic region encodes these proteins:
- the LOC141730587 gene encoding immunoglobulin superfamily containing leucine-rich repeat protein-like isoform X2, producing MENNPGPGDGEGTGREEQQEEEEEEEKKPRRARERRDRVQRSGDTGAPQADARMRPLLGVLALVTLLSPGLACPTPCSCSTKKNGRLLAECAYRELRDVPRGLSPNVTILTLSANRLGRLGRASLAEVPELQSLWLGYNHISSVEPGAFAALPHLKNLDLSHNRLADFPWQDLRNLSALQILKLSNNRLVTVPQGALAGLRELRSLWLNDNELATLARGTFEGLPALAQLQLFHNPFNCSCKLFWLKEWAHDTSVVLSRAGSTLCAAPARLRGRPVTDIPGALCVPPSAQLTYLSGPAAAGPRDGLTLTLHCSVAGSPPPEIRWQIRTAKRRVDIHGPTVARDGGAKAGRQRFLAFKNGTMAIPDFGKEDEGTYTCVAVNDVGTRDVSVNVALAGSANPAEELPRDDPQAGHPGGHSCAKGDELDPSGMGEKLVIVYRVAGQARSGAGAREFRLGILLLALGLLLW from the exons ATGGAAAACAATCCGGGCCCGGGGGACGGGGAGGGGACGGGccgggaggagcagcaggaggaggaggaggaggaggagaagaagccGAGGAGGGCCCGGGAGCGGCGGGACCGAGTCCAGCGGAGCGGGGACACCGGGGCTCCACAGGCG gacgCCAGGATGAGGCCTCTGCTGGGCGTCCTGGCGCTGGTGACACTCCTGTCCCCAGGCCTGGCCTGTCCCACGCCGTGCTCCTGCTCCACCAAGAAGAACGGGCGGCTGCTGGCCGAGTGCGCCTACCGCGAGCTGCGGGACGTGCCGCGGGGCCTGTCCCCGAATGTCACCATCCTCACGCTCTCCGCCAACCGCCTGGGCCGCCTGGGCCGCGCCTCGCTGGCCGAGGTGCCCGAGCTGCAGTCGCTGTGGCTGGGCTACAACCACATCTCCTCGGTGGAGCCCGGCGCCTTCGCCGCCCTGCCGCACCTCAAGAACCTGGACCTGAGCCACAACCGGCTGGCGGATTTCCCCTGGCAGGACCTGCGCAACCTCAGCGCGCTGCAGATCCTCAAGCTCAGCAACAACCGGCTGGTCACGGTGCCGCAGGGCGCGCTGGCCGGGCTGCGGGAGCTGCGCTCGCTCTGGCTCAACGACAACGAGCTGGCCACGCTGGCCCGCGGCACCTTCGAGGGGCTGCCGGCGCTGgcgcagctgcagctcttccacaaCCCCTTCAACTGCTCCTGCAAGCTCTTCTGGCTCAAGGAGTGGGCGCACGACACCTCGGTGGTGCTCTCCAGGGCCGGCTCCACGCTGTGCGCCGCGCCGGCGCGGCTGCGGGGCCGGCCGGTCACCGACATCCCCGGCGCGCTCTGCGTGCCGCCCTCGGCCCAGCTCACCTACCTGTCCGGCCCGGCCGCGGCCGGCCCCCGGGACGGACTGACGCTGACCCTGCACTGCAGCGTGGCCGGCAGCCCCCCGCCGGAGATCCGCTGGCAGATCCGCACGGCCAAGCGCCGCGTGGACATCCACGGGCCCACGGTGGCGCGGGACGGCGGCGCCAAGGCGGGCCGGCAGCGCTTCCTGGCCTTCAAGAACGGCACCATGGCCATCCCCGACTTCGGCAAGGAGGACGAGGGCACCTACACCTGCGTGGCGGTCAACGACGTGGGGACAAGGGACGTGTCCGTCAACGTGGCGCTGGCCGGCTCGGCCAACCCGGCCGAGGAGCTGCCCCGCGATGACCCCCAGGCCGGGCACCCCGGCGGGCACAGCTGCGCCAAGGGCGACGAGCTGGACCCGTCCGGCATGGGCGAGAAGTTGGTCATCGTCTACCGCGTGGCCGGCCAGGCCCGGAGCGGCGCGGGAGCCCGGGAATTCCGCCTGGGAattctgctgctggctctggggctgctgctctggtgA
- the LOC141730587 gene encoding immunoglobulin superfamily containing leucine-rich repeat protein-like isoform X1: MENNPGPGDGEGTGREEQQEEEEEEEKKPRRARERRDRVQRSGDTGAPQAQDARMRPLLGVLALVTLLSPGLACPTPCSCSTKKNGRLLAECAYRELRDVPRGLSPNVTILTLSANRLGRLGRASLAEVPELQSLWLGYNHISSVEPGAFAALPHLKNLDLSHNRLADFPWQDLRNLSALQILKLSNNRLVTVPQGALAGLRELRSLWLNDNELATLARGTFEGLPALAQLQLFHNPFNCSCKLFWLKEWAHDTSVVLSRAGSTLCAAPARLRGRPVTDIPGALCVPPSAQLTYLSGPAAAGPRDGLTLTLHCSVAGSPPPEIRWQIRTAKRRVDIHGPTVARDGGAKAGRQRFLAFKNGTMAIPDFGKEDEGTYTCVAVNDVGTRDVSVNVALAGSANPAEELPRDDPQAGHPGGHSCAKGDELDPSGMGEKLVIVYRVAGQARSGAGAREFRLGILLLALGLLLW; this comes from the exons ATGGAAAACAATCCGGGCCCGGGGGACGGGGAGGGGACGGGccgggaggagcagcaggaggaggaggaggaggaggagaagaagccGAGGAGGGCCCGGGAGCGGCGGGACCGAGTCCAGCGGAGCGGGGACACCGGGGCTCCACAGGCG caggacgCCAGGATGAGGCCTCTGCTGGGCGTCCTGGCGCTGGTGACACTCCTGTCCCCAGGCCTGGCCTGTCCCACGCCGTGCTCCTGCTCCACCAAGAAGAACGGGCGGCTGCTGGCCGAGTGCGCCTACCGCGAGCTGCGGGACGTGCCGCGGGGCCTGTCCCCGAATGTCACCATCCTCACGCTCTCCGCCAACCGCCTGGGCCGCCTGGGCCGCGCCTCGCTGGCCGAGGTGCCCGAGCTGCAGTCGCTGTGGCTGGGCTACAACCACATCTCCTCGGTGGAGCCCGGCGCCTTCGCCGCCCTGCCGCACCTCAAGAACCTGGACCTGAGCCACAACCGGCTGGCGGATTTCCCCTGGCAGGACCTGCGCAACCTCAGCGCGCTGCAGATCCTCAAGCTCAGCAACAACCGGCTGGTCACGGTGCCGCAGGGCGCGCTGGCCGGGCTGCGGGAGCTGCGCTCGCTCTGGCTCAACGACAACGAGCTGGCCACGCTGGCCCGCGGCACCTTCGAGGGGCTGCCGGCGCTGgcgcagctgcagctcttccacaaCCCCTTCAACTGCTCCTGCAAGCTCTTCTGGCTCAAGGAGTGGGCGCACGACACCTCGGTGGTGCTCTCCAGGGCCGGCTCCACGCTGTGCGCCGCGCCGGCGCGGCTGCGGGGCCGGCCGGTCACCGACATCCCCGGCGCGCTCTGCGTGCCGCCCTCGGCCCAGCTCACCTACCTGTCCGGCCCGGCCGCGGCCGGCCCCCGGGACGGACTGACGCTGACCCTGCACTGCAGCGTGGCCGGCAGCCCCCCGCCGGAGATCCGCTGGCAGATCCGCACGGCCAAGCGCCGCGTGGACATCCACGGGCCCACGGTGGCGCGGGACGGCGGCGCCAAGGCGGGCCGGCAGCGCTTCCTGGCCTTCAAGAACGGCACCATGGCCATCCCCGACTTCGGCAAGGAGGACGAGGGCACCTACACCTGCGTGGCGGTCAACGACGTGGGGACAAGGGACGTGTCCGTCAACGTGGCGCTGGCCGGCTCGGCCAACCCGGCCGAGGAGCTGCCCCGCGATGACCCCCAGGCCGGGCACCCCGGCGGGCACAGCTGCGCCAAGGGCGACGAGCTGGACCCGTCCGGCATGGGCGAGAAGTTGGTCATCGTCTACCGCGTGGCCGGCCAGGCCCGGAGCGGCGCGGGAGCCCGGGAATTCCGCCTGGGAattctgctgctggctctggggctgctgctctggtgA
- the LOC141730587 gene encoding immunoglobulin superfamily containing leucine-rich repeat protein-like isoform X3, producing MRPLLGVLALVTLLSPGLACPTPCSCSTKKNGRLLAECAYRELRDVPRGLSPNVTILTLSANRLGRLGRASLAEVPELQSLWLGYNHISSVEPGAFAALPHLKNLDLSHNRLADFPWQDLRNLSALQILKLSNNRLVTVPQGALAGLRELRSLWLNDNELATLARGTFEGLPALAQLQLFHNPFNCSCKLFWLKEWAHDTSVVLSRAGSTLCAAPARLRGRPVTDIPGALCVPPSAQLTYLSGPAAAGPRDGLTLTLHCSVAGSPPPEIRWQIRTAKRRVDIHGPTVARDGGAKAGRQRFLAFKNGTMAIPDFGKEDEGTYTCVAVNDVGTRDVSVNVALAGSANPAEELPRDDPQAGHPGGHSCAKGDELDPSGMGEKLVIVYRVAGQARSGAGAREFRLGILLLALGLLLW from the coding sequence ATGAGGCCTCTGCTGGGCGTCCTGGCGCTGGTGACACTCCTGTCCCCAGGCCTGGCCTGTCCCACGCCGTGCTCCTGCTCCACCAAGAAGAACGGGCGGCTGCTGGCCGAGTGCGCCTACCGCGAGCTGCGGGACGTGCCGCGGGGCCTGTCCCCGAATGTCACCATCCTCACGCTCTCCGCCAACCGCCTGGGCCGCCTGGGCCGCGCCTCGCTGGCCGAGGTGCCCGAGCTGCAGTCGCTGTGGCTGGGCTACAACCACATCTCCTCGGTGGAGCCCGGCGCCTTCGCCGCCCTGCCGCACCTCAAGAACCTGGACCTGAGCCACAACCGGCTGGCGGATTTCCCCTGGCAGGACCTGCGCAACCTCAGCGCGCTGCAGATCCTCAAGCTCAGCAACAACCGGCTGGTCACGGTGCCGCAGGGCGCGCTGGCCGGGCTGCGGGAGCTGCGCTCGCTCTGGCTCAACGACAACGAGCTGGCCACGCTGGCCCGCGGCACCTTCGAGGGGCTGCCGGCGCTGgcgcagctgcagctcttccacaaCCCCTTCAACTGCTCCTGCAAGCTCTTCTGGCTCAAGGAGTGGGCGCACGACACCTCGGTGGTGCTCTCCAGGGCCGGCTCCACGCTGTGCGCCGCGCCGGCGCGGCTGCGGGGCCGGCCGGTCACCGACATCCCCGGCGCGCTCTGCGTGCCGCCCTCGGCCCAGCTCACCTACCTGTCCGGCCCGGCCGCGGCCGGCCCCCGGGACGGACTGACGCTGACCCTGCACTGCAGCGTGGCCGGCAGCCCCCCGCCGGAGATCCGCTGGCAGATCCGCACGGCCAAGCGCCGCGTGGACATCCACGGGCCCACGGTGGCGCGGGACGGCGGCGCCAAGGCGGGCCGGCAGCGCTTCCTGGCCTTCAAGAACGGCACCATGGCCATCCCCGACTTCGGCAAGGAGGACGAGGGCACCTACACCTGCGTGGCGGTCAACGACGTGGGGACAAGGGACGTGTCCGTCAACGTGGCGCTGGCCGGCTCGGCCAACCCGGCCGAGGAGCTGCCCCGCGATGACCCCCAGGCCGGGCACCCCGGCGGGCACAGCTGCGCCAAGGGCGACGAGCTGGACCCGTCCGGCATGGGCGAGAAGTTGGTCATCGTCTACCGCGTGGCCGGCCAGGCCCGGAGCGGCGCGGGAGCCCGGGAATTCCGCCTGGGAattctgctgctggctctggggctgctgctctggtgA
- the LOC141730585 gene encoding immunoglobulin superfamily containing leucine-rich repeat protein 2-like isoform X2, whose product MAPLLALLLAALLGSGRACPEPCACVDKYAHQFADCAYKELQAVPAGLPSNVTTLSLSANKISSLPRGAFAEVTQVSSLWLAHNEIATIEPGALAVLAQLKNLDISHNQIVEFPWRDLRNLSALQLLKMNNNRMALVPPDAFRTLKDLRSLRINNNRFATLAEGIFDSLGSLSHLQIYNNPFECSCSLQWLKRWMESTLISIPEKDSIACALPERLRGVPLAKLPEMRCAAPAVTIGSSPELDAAGLPDGLTLSLHCAASGSPPPELRWKIRTAGQSLELGGSGPESAAKEEPRPEPERFVAFKNGTLVIPQLSKREEGTYTCVATNEVGSNHSSVSVAVAGPQKYPPLPGADPLGGKGQAGDKKPGTEAAKNSVLTPEERGKALGPTRQSRPGSAAGPEPEGRGRVPLEPPGLEKKCGASAGGSKYISNHAFNQSGDFKRHSFELGVIALDVAERDARVQLTPTQPGGGHLGVLYLCQQGRQGHALLQWSQIEAGVNSYWFQGLSPGTNYSVCLSSPGEECRVQVVFTTKKEIPSLIIIVVVSIFLLLLATLPLLGATWCHLLAKLQAKPYKLIMKAQNPDQMEKRMAADFDPRASYLESEKNFGAGEAEAEEEEEEEEEEAGDEEGARWRRGREGEGAAEVEREESVAASSMAESQSKGGAEEFEVRSEYSDKLPLGAEAVTISPEINGNYRQRPR is encoded by the coding sequence atgGCCCcgctgctggcgctgctgctggcGGCCCTGCTGGGCTCGGGCCGGGCGTGCCCGGAGCCCTGCGCTTGCGTGGACAAGTACGCGCACCAGTTCGCCGACTGCGCCTACAAGGAGCTGCAGGCCGTGCCCGCGGGGCTGCCCTCCAACGTGACCACGCTGAGCCTGTCGGCCAACAAGATCAGCTCGCTGCCCCGCGGCGCCTTCGCCGAGGTGACCCAGGTGAGCTCGCTGTGGCTGGCGCACAACGAGATCGCCACCATCGAGCCCGGCGCGCTGGCCGTGCTGGCGCAGCTCAAGAACCTGGACATCAGCCACAACCAGATCGTGGAGTTCCCGTGGCGGGACCTGCGCAACCTGAGcgcgctgcagctgctcaagaTGAACAACAACCGCATGGCGCTGGTGCCGCCCGACGCCTTCCGCACGCTCAAGGACCTGCGCTCGCTGCGCATCAACAACAACCGCTTCGCCACGCTGGCCGAGGGCATCTTCGACTCGCTGGGCTCGCTGTCGCACCTGCAGATCTACAACAACCCCTTCGAGTGCTCCTGCTCGCTGCAGTGGCTGAAGCGCTGGATGGAGAGCACGCTCATCTCCATCCCCGAGAAGGACTCCATCGCCTGCGCGCTGCCCGAGCGCCTCCGCGGCGTGCCGCTGGCCAAGCTGCCCGAGATGCGCTGCGCCGCGCCCGCCGTCACCATCGGCTCCTCGCCCGAGCTGGACGCGGCCGGGCTGCCCGACGGGCTCACGCTGAGCCTGCACTGCGCCGCCAGCGGCTCGCCGCCGCCCGAGCTGCGCTGGAAGATCCGCACGGCCGgccagagcctggagctgggcGGGAGCGGCCCGGAGAGCGCGGCCAAGGAGGAGCCGCGGCCCGAGCCCGAGCGCTTCGTGGCCTTCAAGAACGGCACCTTGGTGATCCCGCAGCTGAGCAAGCGCGAGGAGGGCACCTACACCTGCGTGGCCACCAACGAGGTGGGCAGCAACCACTCCTCGGTCAGCGTGGCCGTGGCGGGCCCGCAGAAATACCCGCCGCTGCCCGGTGCGGACCCGCTGGGCGGAAAGGGGCAGGCGGGCGACAAGAAACCCGGCACGGAGGCGGCCAAGAACAGCGTGCTGACCCCGGAGGAGAGGGGCAAAGCACTGGGCCCCACCCGGCAGAGCCGGCCCGGCtcggcggcggggccggagccTGAGGGCCGGGGCCGGGTCCCCCTGGAGCCGCCGGGGCTGGAGAAGAAGTGCGGGGCCTCGGCGGGCGGCTCCAAGTACATCTCCAACCACGCCTTCAACCAGAGCGGCGACTTCAAGCGGCACAGCTTCGAGCTGGGCGTCATCGCCCTGGACGTGGCCGAGCGCGACGCCCGAGTGCAGCTGACGCCCACCCAGCCCGGCGGGGGCCACCTGGGCGTGCTGTacctgtgccagcagggccGCCAGGGCCACGCCCTGCTGCAGTGGTCGCAGATCGAGGCCGGCGTGAACTCGTACTGGTTCCAGGGCCTGAGCCCCGGCACCAACTACTCGGTGTGCCTGAGCTCGCCGGGCGAGGAGTGCCGCGTGCAGGTGGTGTTCACCACCAAGAAGGAGATCCCGTCGCTCATCATCATCGTGGTGGTCAGCATcttcttgctgctgctggccacgCTGCCGCTGCTGGGCGCCACGTGGTGCCACCTGCTCGCCAAGCTGCAGGCCAAGCCCTACAAGCTCATCATGAAGGCGCAGAACCCCGACCAGATGGAGAAGCGCATGGCCGCCGACTTCGACCCCCGCGCCTCCTACCTGGAGTCCGAGAAGAACTTCGGTGCCGGCGAGGCCGAggccgaggaggaggaggaagaggaggaggaggaggcgggggATGAGGAAGGAGCGCGGTGGCGGCGcgggagggagggggaaggcGCGGCCGAGGTGGAGCGGGAGGAGAGCGTGGCCGCCAGCTCCATGGCGGAGTCGCAGTCCAAGGGCGGCGCCGAGGAGTTCGAGGTGCGCTCCGAGTACAGCGACAAGCTGCCGCTGGGCGCCGAGGCCGTCACCATCTCCCCGGAGATCAACGGCAACTACCGGCAGCGGCCCCgctga
- the LOC141730585 gene encoding immunoglobulin superfamily containing leucine-rich repeat protein 2-like isoform X1: protein MRGRQRAAAGGSRAQTMGRGPAASTSRRRAGPGRAGAEPRAVPCQGDMAPLLALLLAALLGSGRACPEPCACVDKYAHQFADCAYKELQAVPAGLPSNVTTLSLSANKISSLPRGAFAEVTQVSSLWLAHNEIATIEPGALAVLAQLKNLDISHNQIVEFPWRDLRNLSALQLLKMNNNRMALVPPDAFRTLKDLRSLRINNNRFATLAEGIFDSLGSLSHLQIYNNPFECSCSLQWLKRWMESTLISIPEKDSIACALPERLRGVPLAKLPEMRCAAPAVTIGSSPELDAAGLPDGLTLSLHCAASGSPPPELRWKIRTAGQSLELGGSGPESAAKEEPRPEPERFVAFKNGTLVIPQLSKREEGTYTCVATNEVGSNHSSVSVAVAGPQKYPPLPGADPLGGKGQAGDKKPGTEAAKNSVLTPEERGKALGPTRQSRPGSAAGPEPEGRGRVPLEPPGLEKKCGASAGGSKYISNHAFNQSGDFKRHSFELGVIALDVAERDARVQLTPTQPGGGHLGVLYLCQQGRQGHALLQWSQIEAGVNSYWFQGLSPGTNYSVCLSSPGEECRVQVVFTTKKEIPSLIIIVVVSIFLLLLATLPLLGATWCHLLAKLQAKPYKLIMKAQNPDQMEKRMAADFDPRASYLESEKNFGAGEAEAEEEEEEEEEEAGDEEGARWRRGREGEGAAEVEREESVAASSMAESQSKGGAEEFEVRSEYSDKLPLGAEAVTISPEINGNYRQRPR from the coding sequence ATGCGCGGGAGGCAGCGGGCGGCAGCCGGGGGGAGCCGGGCACAGACAATGgggcgcggccccgccgcctccACCTCCCGccggcgggcggggccggggcgcgcTGGCGCTGAGCCCCGCGCTgtgccctgccagggggacatgGCCCcgctgctggcgctgctgctggcGGCCCTGCTGGGCTCGGGCCGGGCGTGCCCGGAGCCCTGCGCTTGCGTGGACAAGTACGCGCACCAGTTCGCCGACTGCGCCTACAAGGAGCTGCAGGCCGTGCCCGCGGGGCTGCCCTCCAACGTGACCACGCTGAGCCTGTCGGCCAACAAGATCAGCTCGCTGCCCCGCGGCGCCTTCGCCGAGGTGACCCAGGTGAGCTCGCTGTGGCTGGCGCACAACGAGATCGCCACCATCGAGCCCGGCGCGCTGGCCGTGCTGGCGCAGCTCAAGAACCTGGACATCAGCCACAACCAGATCGTGGAGTTCCCGTGGCGGGACCTGCGCAACCTGAGcgcgctgcagctgctcaagaTGAACAACAACCGCATGGCGCTGGTGCCGCCCGACGCCTTCCGCACGCTCAAGGACCTGCGCTCGCTGCGCATCAACAACAACCGCTTCGCCACGCTGGCCGAGGGCATCTTCGACTCGCTGGGCTCGCTGTCGCACCTGCAGATCTACAACAACCCCTTCGAGTGCTCCTGCTCGCTGCAGTGGCTGAAGCGCTGGATGGAGAGCACGCTCATCTCCATCCCCGAGAAGGACTCCATCGCCTGCGCGCTGCCCGAGCGCCTCCGCGGCGTGCCGCTGGCCAAGCTGCCCGAGATGCGCTGCGCCGCGCCCGCCGTCACCATCGGCTCCTCGCCCGAGCTGGACGCGGCCGGGCTGCCCGACGGGCTCACGCTGAGCCTGCACTGCGCCGCCAGCGGCTCGCCGCCGCCCGAGCTGCGCTGGAAGATCCGCACGGCCGgccagagcctggagctgggcGGGAGCGGCCCGGAGAGCGCGGCCAAGGAGGAGCCGCGGCCCGAGCCCGAGCGCTTCGTGGCCTTCAAGAACGGCACCTTGGTGATCCCGCAGCTGAGCAAGCGCGAGGAGGGCACCTACACCTGCGTGGCCACCAACGAGGTGGGCAGCAACCACTCCTCGGTCAGCGTGGCCGTGGCGGGCCCGCAGAAATACCCGCCGCTGCCCGGTGCGGACCCGCTGGGCGGAAAGGGGCAGGCGGGCGACAAGAAACCCGGCACGGAGGCGGCCAAGAACAGCGTGCTGACCCCGGAGGAGAGGGGCAAAGCACTGGGCCCCACCCGGCAGAGCCGGCCCGGCtcggcggcggggccggagccTGAGGGCCGGGGCCGGGTCCCCCTGGAGCCGCCGGGGCTGGAGAAGAAGTGCGGGGCCTCGGCGGGCGGCTCCAAGTACATCTCCAACCACGCCTTCAACCAGAGCGGCGACTTCAAGCGGCACAGCTTCGAGCTGGGCGTCATCGCCCTGGACGTGGCCGAGCGCGACGCCCGAGTGCAGCTGACGCCCACCCAGCCCGGCGGGGGCCACCTGGGCGTGCTGTacctgtgccagcagggccGCCAGGGCCACGCCCTGCTGCAGTGGTCGCAGATCGAGGCCGGCGTGAACTCGTACTGGTTCCAGGGCCTGAGCCCCGGCACCAACTACTCGGTGTGCCTGAGCTCGCCGGGCGAGGAGTGCCGCGTGCAGGTGGTGTTCACCACCAAGAAGGAGATCCCGTCGCTCATCATCATCGTGGTGGTCAGCATcttcttgctgctgctggccacgCTGCCGCTGCTGGGCGCCACGTGGTGCCACCTGCTCGCCAAGCTGCAGGCCAAGCCCTACAAGCTCATCATGAAGGCGCAGAACCCCGACCAGATGGAGAAGCGCATGGCCGCCGACTTCGACCCCCGCGCCTCCTACCTGGAGTCCGAGAAGAACTTCGGTGCCGGCGAGGCCGAggccgaggaggaggaggaagaggaggaggaggaggcgggggATGAGGAAGGAGCGCGGTGGCGGCGcgggagggagggggaaggcGCGGCCGAGGTGGAGCGGGAGGAGAGCGTGGCCGCCAGCTCCATGGCGGAGTCGCAGTCCAAGGGCGGCGCCGAGGAGTTCGAGGTGCGCTCCGAGTACAGCGACAAGCTGCCGCTGGGCGCCGAGGCCGTCACCATCTCCCCGGAGATCAACGGCAACTACCGGCAGCGGCCCCgctga